In one window of Sebaldella sp. S0638 DNA:
- a CDS encoding DKNYY domain-containing protein — protein MRKFLVTLILVSAVISCNKDDAMDDNILNGTYAKKFNIIHYKTNPMYDVDKKTFEILNFDYARDKDHIYFGNKIIDGADIDSFAIVGDYMSKDKNNVYYRENILEGADPETFFAIGGELPKYFSDRKKIYNREGKPLDINIDKFRLLMENYVIDDKNVYYDGRKISGADIKTFTPLSDTYSKDSNHVYMEYRVVEDADPETFVIVPDMSKKKSEIYTKDKSHVYYYGEIIKDVDSGTFVQIGNIYAKDKNHIYESKQILDIDINSYKIWENGIYIKDKTKVYWGSMPVEGVDPETFEELGEENLAKDKNHVYSGDSVLEKLEPALLKYIGGPYYLYKNNVLYLGSASLLGKKRKLETDIDGKSFVYMGDELIKDKKNVYYAGQRLKEVNPEDLNTAEDAKKLRKKIINGILGIQKQRR, from the coding sequence ATGAGGAAGTTTCTAGTAACATTAATTTTAGTTTCGGCAGTAATTTCTTGTAATAAAGATGATGCAATGGATGATAACATCCTAAACGGTACCTATGCAAAAAAATTTAATATAATTCATTATAAAACGAATCCTATGTATGATGTAGATAAAAAAACCTTTGAAATACTCAATTTTGACTATGCTAGAGATAAGGATCATATATATTTCGGAAACAAAATAATAGACGGGGCAGACATAGACAGTTTTGCGATAGTGGGCGATTATATGTCCAAGGATAAAAATAATGTATATTATCGTGAAAATATTCTGGAAGGTGCAGACCCTGAAACATTTTTTGCAATAGGAGGAGAGCTCCCTAAATATTTTTCAGACAGGAAAAAAATCTATAACAGAGAAGGAAAACCTTTGGACATTAATATTGATAAGTTTAGACTATTAATGGAAAACTATGTTATAGATGATAAAAATGTATATTATGACGGAAGAAAAATAAGCGGTGCGGATATAAAGACTTTTACCCCGCTTTCTGATACATATTCCAAGGACAGCAATCATGTCTATATGGAATATAGGGTAGTAGAGGATGCAGATCCCGAAACATTTGTAATAGTACCGGATATGAGCAAAAAGAAAAGTGAAATATACACTAAAGATAAAAGTCATGTCTATTATTATGGTGAGATTATAAAAGACGTGGATTCCGGGACATTTGTCCAAATCGGGAATATATATGCCAAAGATAAAAATCATATTTATGAATCAAAGCAGATTCTGGATATTGATATAAACAGCTATAAAATATGGGAAAACGGGATTTATATAAAAGACAAGACAAAAGTTTACTGGGGAAGCATGCCTGTGGAGGGTGTAGATCCTGAAACTTTTGAAGAACTTGGAGAAGAAAATCTTGCCAAGGATAAAAATCATGTATACAGCGGTGATTCAGTACTTGAAAAGCTTGAGCCTGCATTGCTTAAATATATAGGCGGTCCTTATTATCTTTATAAAAATAATGTGCTGTATCTGGGAAGTGCTTCACTTCTTGGTAAAAAGAGGAAGCTTGAGACGGATATAGACGGGAAAAGTTTTGTATATATGGGTGATGAGCTGATTAAGGACAAAAAGAATGTGTATTATGCGGGGCAGCGACTGAAAGAGGTCAATCCTGAAGATTTGAACACAGCAGAAGATGCAAAAAAGCTTAGAAAAAAAATTATCAACGGAATTTTAGGTATACAAAAACAGAGAAGGTAA
- a CDS encoding exodeoxyribonuclease V subunit beta → MKKIIKASAGTGKTYSLALEYIKELILGTDFRKIYVMTFTKKATSEIRERVLLFLEEIAEGTEAGNEILQNIKKAEPELAVNREKMKIIYKDIIFNKDKIKIYTIDSFIKIIFDRLIAEKRHIYTYTVDNDENKEIIENVLAELISNRYHMEKVKSFLLKERRRDLEEYENLIDQLIQNRWKFEFIGNNRILREKYKETDLLEETERLLIISDEVTSLSELGREEILKEPFLSYNNFSGKDEKQKYFVKNIREFLKASSDVIWNGNKTRGNKYKEGIENFREEYRAYKKVLAKHIFNEEIISYEKDYFEISDIIFGIYDQIRFSEKSFNNNDRTIYTYKLLMENNRYINNGKVTEEFYDFFGNEIETVFIDEFQDTSVLQWRILRAIVEGSRNAVIVGDAKQSIYGWRDGEKKLFENLENILDGDVTVDSLVKTYRTKEKVMLFLNSFFNNINETWDYEEVEYNSPEGYLELNVYNNDNSEIDTSEEIIRDITASLKENGNYRNTAIIARKNSELSNIAVYLETNKIPFILESNKTLKEYEETEAVFYLLHFLVYKDFISLVKFLRSDFVDINAEDLRYILENKHKIQGYIEGREEHPGVLEEFFKKIVILEKMEYTDKVRYIFENFNIIKKEKSSIVYKNILYLYNLMLKFESMEEFLAKTEENRELLSIQGLNETNAVILTTIHKSKGLEYNTVYYLIDSSGKKGNNGGALEFLVELSDTFTKVEDYIIFNSRNRGIIELLEEYRKLPKNSDLKEEDEKINNLYVALTRAKSNLYIFYYTGKKGFRGDSLEKALYKASGMEMEEILNSFYSDGTCGNQEETNKNTEKKSINIKKYFIENKKYDKIVKSTKSLEIENSRKEGLAVHYYFENIKYAGEEERYFARSQVFQKYGNMLGKSKLEEIFRRADNFIFGNKELFSRTWEVFNEFEITDGVTGEVYRIDKLLLDKTGKKAVILDFKSGEIHNQEQILKYEEILKEKLPDYDFKKEFIRL, encoded by the coding sequence ATGAAAAAAATAATAAAAGCAAGTGCCGGAACTGGGAAAACATACAGTCTGGCTTTAGAATATATAAAAGAACTGATTCTGGGAACAGATTTCAGAAAAATATACGTAATGACATTTACGAAAAAGGCTACATCTGAAATAAGGGAGAGGGTACTTTTATTTTTGGAGGAAATAGCCGAAGGAACAGAAGCTGGTAATGAGATACTGCAAAATATAAAAAAAGCAGAGCCGGAGCTTGCAGTAAACAGGGAAAAAATGAAAATAATATATAAAGACATTATTTTTAATAAGGATAAAATAAAAATATACACAATTGATTCATTTATAAAGATCATCTTTGACAGGCTTATAGCAGAGAAAAGGCATATTTATACTTATACTGTGGATAATGATGAAAATAAGGAGATAATCGAAAATGTACTTGCAGAACTTATTTCAAACAGATATCATATGGAAAAAGTAAAAAGTTTTTTGCTGAAAGAAAGAAGAAGAGACCTTGAGGAATATGAAAATCTTATAGACCAGCTGATACAGAACAGGTGGAAGTTTGAATTCATAGGGAATAACAGGATTTTAAGGGAAAAATACAAAGAAACAGATCTTTTGGAAGAGACTGAAAGACTTTTGATTATTTCAGACGAAGTGACGTCACTTTCAGAACTCGGCAGAGAAGAAATTCTCAAAGAGCCATTTTTGTCATATAATAATTTTTCCGGTAAGGATGAAAAACAAAAATATTTTGTGAAAAATATAAGGGAATTTTTGAAGGCTTCAAGTGATGTAATCTGGAACGGGAATAAAACCAGAGGAAATAAGTATAAAGAAGGAATAGAAAATTTTCGCGAAGAATACAGAGCATATAAAAAAGTTCTTGCCAAACATATATTCAATGAAGAGATCATCAGCTACGAAAAGGATTATTTTGAAATTTCCGATATAATTTTCGGGATATATGACCAGATCAGGTTTTCGGAAAAATCATTTAATAATAATGACAGAACGATATATACATATAAACTTCTTATGGAAAATAACAGATATATAAATAACGGAAAAGTAACAGAGGAATTTTATGACTTTTTTGGAAATGAGATAGAAACTGTATTTATTGATGAGTTTCAGGATACAAGTGTACTTCAGTGGAGAATTCTGCGGGCAATAGTAGAGGGAAGCAGAAATGCCGTTATTGTGGGAGATGCGAAACAGTCTATTTACGGATGGAGAGACGGAGAGAAAAAACTGTTTGAAAATCTGGAAAATATACTGGACGGCGACGTAACTGTGGACTCTCTGGTAAAAACATACAGAACAAAAGAGAAAGTCATGTTATTTTTAAACAGCTTTTTTAATAATATAAATGAAACATGGGATTATGAAGAGGTGGAGTATAATTCCCCGGAAGGATATCTGGAGCTGAATGTATATAATAATGATAATTCCGAAATAGATACATCAGAAGAGATAATAAGAGATATAACAGCTTCCCTGAAAGAAAACGGGAATTACAGAAATACTGCAATTATAGCAAGAAAAAACAGTGAACTGTCAAATATAGCGGTTTATCTCGAGACTAATAAAATACCGTTCATATTGGAAAGTAACAAAACACTGAAAGAATACGAAGAAACCGAGGCTGTATTCTATCTGCTGCACTTTTTGGTTTATAAAGATTTTATATCTCTTGTAAAATTTTTGAGAAGCGACTTTGTAGATATAAATGCTGAGGATCTAAGGTATATACTGGAAAATAAACATAAAATACAAGGATATATTGAAGGCAGGGAAGAGCATCCGGGAGTACTGGAAGAATTTTTTAAAAAGATAGTTATATTGGAAAAAATGGAGTATACTGATAAAGTAAGGTATATTTTTGAGAATTTTAACATAATAAAAAAAGAGAAAAGCAGTATTGTGTATAAAAATATTCTATATCTGTATAATCTTATGCTTAAATTCGAGTCAATGGAAGAGTTTCTCGCTAAAACAGAGGAGAACAGAGAATTACTGTCAATTCAGGGACTTAATGAGACTAATGCGGTAATATTGACAACAATACATAAATCAAAGGGTCTGGAATATAATACAGTATATTATCTGATAGACTCTTCAGGGAAAAAGGGAAATAACGGGGGAGCGCTTGAGTTTCTCGTGGAGCTTTCTGATACTTTCACCAAAGTGGAAGATTATATAATTTTTAACAGCAGAAACAGAGGAATAATAGAACTTTTGGAAGAATACAGAAAGCTGCCGAAAAACAGCGATCTGAAAGAGGAAGATGAAAAGATAAATAATCTATATGTGGCACTTACAAGGGCGAAATCTAATTTATACATATTTTACTATACAGGGAAAAAAGGTTTCAGGGGTGACAGTCTGGAAAAGGCTCTTTACAAAGCTTCGGGAATGGAAATGGAAGAAATATTAAATTCTTTTTATTCAGACGGAACATGCGGAAATCAAGAAGAAACAAATAAAAATACAGAAAAAAAATCAATAAATATAAAGAAATATTTTATAGAAAATAAAAAATATGATAAAATAGTAAAAAGTACAAAATCATTAGAAATAGAAAACTCAAGAAAAGAAGGGCTGGCTGTCCATTATTATTTTGAAAATATAAAGTACGCAGGGGAAGAAGAAAGATATTTTGCCAGATCTCAGGTATTCCAGAAGTATGGAAATATGCTGGGGAAATCCAAACTGGAAGAAATTTTCAGAAGAGCGGATAATTTTATTTTTGGTAATAAGGAGCTTTTTAGCAGAACATGGGAAGTTTTTAATGAATTTGAAATTACAGATGGTGTGACAGGTGAAGTTTACAGGATAGATAAATTGCTATTAGACAAGACCGGTAAAAAGGCGGTTATTTTAGATTTTAAAAGCGGAGAAATTCATAATCAGGAGCAAATTTTAAAATATGAAGAAATATTAAAAGAAAAACTTCCGGATTATGATTTCAAAAAAGAGTTCATCAGATTATAG
- a CDS encoding phosphoenolpyruvate synthase → MKYILYFNEINKEKLHLTGGKGINLGELFNNKFVVPEGFCVTTEAYDLLMENKTLKEMTKELNTLDYKNTDSIAEAAEKIRNLITETEVSEAIKIAVYGAWNNLGAYYAYAVRSSATAEDLKGISFAGQQDTYLNIRGYENIVEAVQKCWASLFTERAVVYRNKNGFDNSEVKLAVIVQRMIGSEYSGVMFTADPISGNRKVTDIDAGYGLGEALVSGLVTPDFYQIQNSEIITKKIARKEKGIFPDNEGGVIEVEIVDEYMEKQVLTDEQIVKLADIGQKIQKTFGSPQDIEWGFYQGKFHILQSRPITSLFPIPKTYDGKEHVFFSFGHIQMMTDAMKPLALSVFEITRIFDKFGAENSVSVQYEAGGRIYIDLSYLLNVPKVRDNISNIMKYADEHGAHIIRELIDRGDEFAADEEFTKKAEKFFAPIFLKTGLNLYVWNVNRLRARGEKFFRNEALKWERDINSYNGIGKIKRIRWYVSGMLNFLFSKAVEFPASAMAAQAKIREMCIESFGEEETGELLAQLNMSVENNVTSDMMMEIYDMADMARGSKELENFMKNTTNETFWDDLENLKTNLEFTLEMKKFITKYGMRCTGEIDVTVKRWKEAPVDILPLIMNHIRASEMNEHHEKFKKGLHTAKEAEEKIINGIKEKLGNSKARKAARFIKIYRNMMGFRESPKYFIVKFLDIMRTAVLDEAEVLVEAGVIDEKEDTFYFSLDEIISILEGTYDESIDKILEERKSDFELYKKMTPPRMITSDGEILRDKSGNNSAPEGAIIGTAASAGVREGIAKVILKLNEADLKEGEILVTSYTDPAWTPLFTAAEAVVTEVGGMMTHGSVVAREYGIPAVVGADGAVGRIKTGDRIRVNGTEGYVEIIEKTD, encoded by the coding sequence ATGAAATATATTTTATATTTTAATGAGATAAATAAGGAAAAACTCCATCTTACAGGGGGAAAAGGGATTAATCTCGGAGAGTTATTTAATAATAAATTTGTTGTTCCGGAAGGTTTTTGTGTAACTACAGAAGCCTATGACTTGCTTATGGAAAACAAAACATTAAAAGAGATGACCAAAGAACTAAACACGCTTGATTATAAAAATACAGACTCAATAGCTGAGGCTGCAGAGAAAATAAGAAACCTAATAACTGAGACAGAGGTCTCGGAAGCAATAAAAATAGCAGTGTACGGTGCATGGAATAATCTGGGGGCATATTATGCATATGCCGTAAGATCGAGTGCAACAGCGGAAGATCTGAAAGGAATATCATTTGCAGGGCAGCAGGATACATATCTGAATATCAGAGGATATGAAAATATCGTGGAAGCTGTGCAAAAATGCTGGGCTTCACTTTTCACAGAGAGAGCAGTCGTATACAGAAATAAAAACGGATTTGACAACAGTGAGGTGAAACTTGCAGTTATAGTCCAGAGAATGATCGGATCAGAGTATTCGGGAGTTATGTTTACGGCAGATCCTATAAGCGGAAACAGAAAAGTGACAGATATAGATGCAGGGTACGGTCTTGGAGAAGCTCTGGTATCTGGGCTGGTAACTCCGGATTTTTATCAGATTCAAAATTCCGAAATAATTACAAAAAAAATAGCCAGAAAAGAAAAGGGAATTTTTCCTGACAATGAAGGCGGAGTCATAGAAGTGGAAATAGTGGATGAATATATGGAAAAGCAGGTTCTGACTGATGAGCAGATAGTGAAACTTGCGGATATAGGGCAGAAAATCCAGAAAACATTCGGCAGTCCTCAGGATATAGAATGGGGATTTTATCAGGGAAAATTTCATATACTTCAAAGCAGACCGATAACTTCGTTATTTCCTATTCCAAAGACATATGACGGCAAAGAACATGTATTTTTTTCATTCGGACATATACAGATGATGACTGATGCGATGAAACCGCTGGCGTTATCAGTTTTTGAGATAACAAGAATTTTTGATAAATTTGGTGCGGAAAATTCTGTATCTGTTCAGTATGAGGCCGGAGGAAGAATTTATATAGATTTGAGCTATCTTTTAAATGTACCGAAAGTAAGAGACAATATTTCAAATATTATGAAATATGCTGATGAGCATGGAGCACATATTATCAGGGAATTAATTGACAGAGGCGACGAGTTCGCCGCAGATGAAGAATTTACAAAAAAAGCCGAGAAATTTTTTGCTCCGATATTTTTGAAAACAGGTTTAAATTTATATGTCTGGAATGTAAACAGATTAAGAGCAAGAGGGGAAAAGTTTTTTAGAAATGAAGCATTAAAATGGGAACGAGACATAAATTCATATAATGGAATTGGAAAAATAAAAAGAATCAGATGGTATGTAAGCGGAATGCTGAATTTTCTGTTTTCCAAAGCTGTAGAATTCCCGGCGTCTGCTATGGCAGCTCAGGCAAAGATAAGAGAAATGTGTATAGAAAGCTTTGGAGAAGAAGAAACAGGGGAATTGCTTGCGCAGCTGAACATGTCTGTCGAGAATAATGTTACCAGTGATATGATGATGGAAATATATGATATGGCTGATATGGCAAGGGGAAGCAAAGAACTGGAAAATTTCATGAAGAATACCACAAATGAAACTTTCTGGGATGATTTGGAAAATCTGAAAACTAATCTGGAATTTACACTGGAAATGAAGAAATTCATCACAAAGTACGGCATGAGATGTACAGGTGAAATAGATGTAACCGTGAAAAGATGGAAAGAAGCACCTGTGGATATCCTTCCGCTTATTATGAATCATATCAGAGCAAGTGAAATGAATGAGCATCATGAAAAATTCAAAAAGGGACTTCATACAGCAAAGGAAGCAGAAGAAAAAATAATAAACGGCATAAAAGAAAAACTTGGTAATTCAAAAGCAAGAAAAGCAGCAAGATTTATAAAAATATACAGAAATATGATGGGATTCCGGGAATCACCAAAATATTTTATAGTAAAATTTCTAGATATAATGAGAACAGCTGTTCTGGATGAAGCGGAAGTATTAGTGGAAGCTGGGGTTATTGATGAGAAGGAAGATACATTCTATTTTTCTCTTGATGAAATAATCAGCATTCTGGAAGGAACATACGATGAAAGTATAGATAAAATCCTTGAAGAAAGAAAATCAGACTTTGAACTTTATAAAAAAATGACCCCTCCCCGTATGATAACAAGTGACGGAGAGATACTCAGAGATAAATCAGGGAATAACAGTGCTCCCGAAGGAGCAATTATCGGGACTGCCGCTTCAGCAGGTGTGAGAGAAGGGATAGCAAAAGTCATCCTGAAACTAAATGAAGCAGATCTGAAAGAAGGGGAAATACTGGTAACATCGTATACCGATCCTGCATGGACTCCGTTGTTTACTGCAGCAGAAGCTGTGGTAACAGAAGTCGGAGGAATGATGACACATGGTTCTGTGGTAGCAAGAGAATACGGCATACCAGCTGTAGTGGGTGCAGACGGAGCTGTCGGGAGGATAAAGACCGGTGACAGAATACGGGTAAACGGAACAGAAGGATATGTGGAAATAATAGAAAAAACAGATTAA
- a CDS encoding MFS transporter → MDKNETHSHKNKWIILITVLLLIFMSTLDGSIVNVALPALSRELGVSNRAVSWVVSSYLITICTVILIFGKLGDLAGKTRVFRYGVLVFTFGSFLCGFSSSLTMLIFSRALQAVGAAAAMATSQGIITQTFPKHERGKALGLSGTFVALGSMTGPPLGGFLISLVNWNYIFYINVPIGIIAFIFCLKFLPEEKYEKVKFPDIKGFLLFSVSVISLFIAIIEGETLKYTNPVILACFFIAVVSFAVFIYVEKNTADPMLDLNIFKSKLFSISIFCAFIVFIATSSVGIIQPFYLQYTMKFSPEMTGLLMMAYPVIISVTAPSSGTLSDKIESELLTFLGLTIISIGLFLMVLLNEHTPTVIFLLIVVVMAFGAGLFQSPNNSLIMSTVEKDKLGIAGSVNALVRNLGMSVGTAMSTAVLYSRMSSLAGHEVTSYITGRDDIFINSAKYVYITAGVLCIIGAFITFMRLHNSRVKHF, encoded by the coding sequence ATGGACAAGAATGAAACTCACTCACATAAAAACAAATGGATAATATTAATTACTGTTCTGCTTCTCATATTTATGTCTACACTTGATGGAAGCATTGTCAATGTAGCACTCCCGGCGCTTTCAAGAGAGCTTGGAGTTTCTAACAGAGCTGTAAGCTGGGTTGTATCCAGCTATCTTATAACTATCTGTACAGTTATTCTTATTTTTGGAAAACTCGGGGATTTAGCCGGGAAAACAAGAGTATTCAGATATGGTGTTCTTGTATTTACTTTCGGGTCTTTTCTCTGTGGTTTTTCCTCATCACTGACAATGCTTATTTTTTCAAGAGCATTACAGGCTGTAGGAGCTGCCGCTGCAATGGCTACAAGTCAGGGAATTATTACCCAGACTTTCCCGAAACACGAAAGAGGTAAAGCTCTGGGATTAAGCGGAACCTTTGTTGCGCTGGGTTCCATGACAGGCCCTCCCCTTGGCGGATTTTTGATTTCACTGGTTAACTGGAACTATATTTTTTATATAAATGTCCCTATTGGAATTATTGCATTTATTTTCTGTCTGAAATTTCTTCCTGAGGAGAAATATGAAAAGGTGAAATTTCCTGATATAAAGGGATTTCTTCTTTTCTCTGTATCTGTAATATCTTTATTTATAGCTATTATCGAAGGTGAAACGCTGAAATATACTAATCCTGTTATTCTTGCATGTTTTTTTATAGCTGTAGTAAGTTTCGCAGTATTTATCTATGTGGAGAAAAACACTGCCGACCCGATGCTCGATCTGAATATATTTAAGTCAAAACTTTTTTCCATAAGTATTTTCTGTGCATTTATTGTCTTTATAGCTACGTCGTCTGTTGGTATTATACAGCCTTTTTATCTACAGTATACTATGAAATTTTCTCCGGAAATGACCGGCCTTTTGATGATGGCATATCCTGTAATTATATCTGTTACTGCCCCAAGCAGCGGAACACTTTCAGATAAGATAGAATCAGAGCTTCTGACATTTCTCGGACTTACAATTATAAGCATAGGTTTATTTCTGATGGTACTTTTAAATGAACATACACCTACTGTGATCTTTCTGTTAATTGTAGTTGTTATGGCTTTTGGCGCAGGATTATTCCAGTCTCCTAATAACTCTCTTATTATGTCCACTGTAGAAAAAGATAAACTGGGTATAGCAGGAAGTGTAAATGCACTGGTAAGAAATCTTGGAATGAGTGTAGGAACGGCTATGTCCACTGCGGTGCTTTATTCCAGAATGAGCAGTCTTGCAGGTCACGAAGTAACGAGCTATATTACAGGAAGAGACGATATTTTTATAAATTCTGCAAAATATGTTTATATAACTGCCGGTGTGCTGTGTATAATCGGAGCTTTCATTACCTTTATGCGGCTTCATAATTCAAGGGTAAAACATTTTTAA